In Cytobacillus oceanisediminis, the following proteins share a genomic window:
- a CDS encoding phosphotransferase family protein, producing the protein MEHLFGHDWEIVPAGGATGEAFYAKHEEQRLFLKRNSSPFLAVLSAEGIVPKLIWTKRMENGDVITAQQWLNGRELKASDMNQESVAKLLRKIHSSKPLLGMLTRMGKSPLQPETLLRLIEEELDCDLKEQAAVIQSVDFLKKEVSHIRCEENTVCHCDVNHNNWLLSENNQLYLIDWDGAMIADPAIDLGMLLYWYIPKEEWPNWLERYGIQLTDDLLLRMKWYVVAQTLTSIQWHKNKFRYQEMEKWLSYLDELL; encoded by the coding sequence TTGGAACATTTATTTGGACATGACTGGGAGATTGTTCCCGCCGGAGGGGCGACAGGGGAAGCCTTCTATGCAAAGCACGAAGAGCAGAGGCTTTTTCTTAAAAGAAATTCTTCTCCTTTCCTGGCGGTTCTGTCTGCGGAAGGAATCGTCCCGAAACTTATCTGGACAAAAAGAATGGAAAATGGGGACGTTATAACTGCCCAGCAATGGCTTAATGGAAGAGAGCTTAAAGCTTCTGACATGAACCAGGAAAGCGTAGCAAAGCTTTTGAGGAAAATTCATTCTTCAAAGCCGCTACTTGGTATGCTGACAAGAATGGGGAAGTCTCCGCTGCAGCCCGAAACCCTTTTGCGTTTGATTGAGGAAGAACTGGATTGTGACCTGAAGGAGCAGGCTGCTGTTATTCAGTCAGTCGATTTCCTGAAGAAAGAGGTCTCGCATATCCGCTGTGAGGAAAATACGGTGTGCCATTGCGATGTGAATCATAACAACTGGCTGCTTTCGGAAAACAACCAGCTGTACTTGATTGATTGGGATGGAGCCATGATAGCAGATCCGGCCATTGATCTGGGGATGCTATTGTATTGGTATATTCCTAAAGAAGAATGGCCAAATTGGCTTGAGCGGTACGGCATTCAATTGACAGATGATTTGCTGCTCCGCATGAAATGGTATGTGGTTGCACAGACTTTGACATCTATCCAATGGCATAAAAATAAATTCAGGTACCAGGAAATGGAAAAGTGGCTTTCCTATCTGGATGAGCTCCTTTAA
- a CDS encoding YtzH-like family protein has protein sequence MPLGHQDQLNLLKDILSNHQTDCCGSISECEQLERLVKSLMINGNINQNVKTVLEEIYEYSQHGINSSQLDNHIESHQNELSQWVQDIDQFS, from the coding sequence ATGCCGCTTGGACACCAGGATCAATTAAATTTATTAAAAGATATTTTAAGCAATCATCAGACAGATTGCTGTGGCTCTATTTCAGAATGTGAACAATTGGAACGTTTGGTAAAATCATTAATGATCAACGGAAATATTAATCAAAACGTAAAAACAGTATTAGAAGAAATTTATGAATACAGTCAGCACGGGATCAATTCTTCCCAATTGGATAATCACATTGAATCCCATCAGAATGAATTATCACAATGGGTACAGGATATAGATCAATTTTCGTAA